The following are from one region of the Carassius auratus strain Wakin chromosome 13, ASM336829v1, whole genome shotgun sequence genome:
- the LOC113112887 gene encoding eukaryotic translation initiation factor 3 subunit A isoform X7 — MPAYFQRPENALKRANEFLEVGKKQPALDVLYDVIKSKKHRTWQKIHEPIMLKYLELCVDLRKSHLAKEGLYQYKNICQQVNIKSLEDVVRAYLKLAEEKTETAKEESQQMVLDIEDLDNIQTPESVLLSAVSGEDTQDRTDRLLLTPWVKFLWESYRQCLDLLRNNSKVERLYHDIAQQAFKFCLQYTRKAEFRKLCDNLRMHLGQIQRHHNQSTAINLNNPESQSMHLETRLVQLDSAISMELWQEAFKAVEDIHGLFALSKKPPKPQLMANYYNKVSTVFWKSGNALFHACTLHRLYHLSREMRKNLTPDEMQRMSTRVLLATLSIPITPERTDIARLLDMDGIIVEKHRRLATLLGLQSPPTRQSLINDMVRFNLLQYVVPEVKELYNWLEVDFHPLKLCGRVTKVLNWVRDQVEKESDLQHYVPHLQNNTILRLLQQVAQIYQSIEFSRLASLVPFVDAFQLERSIVDAARHCDLQVRIDHTSRTLSFGSDLNYSTKEDSPVGPFLQNMPSEQIRNQLTAMSSSLAKAIQVIKPASLMQEHEEQSQQAITSYLKNARKEHLRILARRQTIEERKERLESLNIQREKEELEQREAELQKVRKAEEERLRQEAKEREKERIMQEHEQIKKKTVRERLEQIKKTELGAKAFKDIDIEDLEELDPDFIMAKQVEQLEKEKKELQERLKNQEKKIDYFERAKRLEEIPLIKKAYEEQRIQDMELWELQEEERISNMKMEREKALEHKQRMSRMMEDKENFLSKIKAARSFIYEEKLKQFQERMVEERKKRLEERKKQRKEDRRKAFYLQKEEEAQRIHEEQLKKEREERERLEQEQREEEEREYQERLRKLEEQERKQRARQQEIEERERRKEEERKAPEEKPTKDWGEREEGGGWRKRGEGESEWRRPVADRVWRQEGNEGREDNDREDHDREVPFRRGGESSRRGGGSDDKGLRRGFDEERGPRRGVDDDRLPKRGFDDDRGPRRVFDDDRGHRRGDDDRGPRRGMDDDRGPRRGDDDRGPRRVFDDERGPRRNMDEPRGPRRGADDDWGPRRGGDDERGGRRGMDDSGPRRGDDPRPWKPLGRPVGGWREREKAREESWGPPRDTDHDDGEREGDDRHEGDRFRDRRPPREEGGGWRRGGGEEQSSWRDSRREEFDRDDRRGERRDVRDRRDDRDREPRVPQRELDEGGSWRRGGDERKDEREAPPRPRERDRDGGEKSTWRSDKDKENLRRIKNETDDDGWTTVRR; from the exons ATGCCAGCTTATTTCCAGAGACCGGAGAACGCTCTTAAGCGTGCAAACG AGTTTCTTGAAGTTGGTAAAAAGCAGCCAGCTTTGGATGTGCTCTACGATGTCATCAAGAGCAAAAAACACCGAACATGGCAGAAGATACACGAGCCGATCATGCTCAAATACCTCGAGCTCTGTGTGGACCTGCGCAAGAGCCACTTGGCAAAGGAGGGACTGTATCagtacaagaacatctgtcaacag GTGAATATCAAATCTCTGGAGGATGTGGTCCGTGCTTACCTGAAACTTGCAGAAGAGAAGACTGAGACAGCGAAAGAGGAGTCTCAGCAGATGGTGCTGGACATTGAGGATCTGGACAACATTCAGACCCCAGAAAG TGTTCTGTTGAGTGCCGTCAGTGGTGAAGACACTCAAGACCGCACTGACAGACTTCTGCTTACACCTTGGGTCAAGTTCCTGTGGGAGTCGTACCGCCAGTGCCTGGACCTGCTAAGGAATAACTCCAAAGTGGAGCGCCTTTACCATGACATTGCTCAGCAAG CGTTTAAGTTTTGCCTGCAGTACACCCGTAAAGCAGAGTTCCGTAAGCTTTGTGACAACCTGCGAATGCACCTGGGACAGATCCAACGACATCACAACCAGAGCACTGCTATTAACCTGAACAATCCTGAGAGCCAGTCCATGCATCTCGAGACACGTCTGGTCCAGCTGGACAGCGCTATTAGCATGGAGCTGTGGCAG GAAGCATTCAAAGCAGTTGAAGACATCCATGGATTGTTTGCCCTCTCAAAGAAGCCCCCTAAACCCCAGCTTATGGCCAATTACTACAATAAGGTGTCCACTGTATTCTGGAAGTCTGGCAATGCCTTATTCCATGCCTGCACCCTACACCGACTTTATCACCTCTCCCGGGAAATGCGCAAGAACCTTACCCCAGATGAGATGCAGAG aatGTCCACTCGAGTGCTTTTGGCCACTTTGTCTATTCCCATCACCCCTGAGCGCACCGATATCGCTCGTCTGTTGGACATGGATGGCATCATTGTAGAGAAACACCGCAGACTGGCTACTTTGCTTGGCCTTCAGTCTCCACCCACTCGCCAGAGTCTCATAAATGACATG GTGAGATTCAACCTGCTTCAGTATGTTGTTCCTGAAGTTAAAGAGCTCTACAACTGGTTGGAGGTGGACTTCCACCCTCTAAAACTTTGTGGAAGAGTGACTAAG GTGCTGAACTGGGTGAGGGACCAGGTTGAGAAAGAATCCGACCTGCAGCATTACGTTCCTCACTTGCAGAACAACACCATCCTCAGACTGCTACAACAG GTGGCTCAGATCTACCAGAGCATTGAGTTCAGCAGGTTAGCATCTCTGGTACCATTCGTCGATGCTTTCCAGCTGGAGCGCTCAATTGTTGATGCAGCACGGCACTGTGACCTACAG GTACGCATTGATCATACATCTCGTACACTGAGTTTTGGCTCCGATCTGAACTATTCTACCAAAGAGGATTCTCCAGTAGGCCCATTCCTACAGAACATGCCCTCTGAACAGATACGCAATCAACTCACTGCCATGTCATCCTCCTTGGCTAAAGCCATCCAGGTCATCAAACCTGCCTCCCTAATG CAAGAACACGAGGAACAGAGTCAGCAGGCCATCACATCCTACCTGAAGAATGCCCGCAAAGAGCATCTGCGCATCCTTGCTCGCCGTCAAACGATTGAGGAACGAAAAGAGCGTCTGGAGAGCCTCAACATCCAGAGGGAGAAAGAGGAGCTGGAGCAACGCGAGGCAGAGCTGCAGAAAGTGCGCAAGGCAGAGGAAGAGCGTCTTAGACAGGAGGCCAAAGAGCGAGAAAAGGAGCGCATCATGCAAGAACACGAGCAAATCAAAAAGAAGACCGTGCGTGAGAGACTGGAGCAGATCAAGAAGACTGAGCTGGGAGCCAAGGCCTTTAAAGACATTGATATTGAG GATCTGGAAGAGCTGGACCCTGACTTCATCATGGCCAAACAGGTAGAACAActagaaaaagagaagaaagagcTTCAGGAGCGTCTGAAAAACCAGGAAAAGAAG ATCGACTACTTTGAGAGAGCCAAGCGCCTTGAGGAGATTCCTCTGATCAAGAAAGCCTATGAGGAGCAGCGCATCCAAGACATGGAGTTATGGGAGCTGCAGGAGGAAGAGAGG ATCAGCAATATGAAGATGGAGCGTGAGAAGGCGCTGGAGCACAAACAGAGAATGTCAAGGATGATGGAGGACAAGGAGAACTTCCTGTCTAAAATTAAAGCTGCTCGAAGCTTCATTTATGAg GAAAAACTCAAGCAGTTCCAAGAACGTATGGTTGAGGAGAGGAAGAAGCGTCTTGAGGAGCGAAAGAAGCAGCGCAAGGAGGACCGGCGAAAGGCCTTCTATCTCCAGAAAGAAGAGGAAGCTCAGAGAATCCATGAGGAACAGCTCAAAAAAG AGCGGGAAGAGCGGGAACGCTTGGAACAGGAGCAGAGAGAAGAGGAAGAACGCGAATACCAGGAGCGCCTGCGTAAGCTGGAGGAACAGGAGCGAAAGCAGCGTGCCCGGCAACAGGAAATTGAGGAGCGTGAACGCCGCAAGGAAGAGGAAAGGAAGGCACCAGAAGAAAAACCCACCAAG GACTGGGGTgaacgggaagaaggaggcggctGGAGGAAGCGTGGTGAGGGTGAATCAGAATGGCGACGTCCTGTTGCTGACCG TGTTTGGCGTCAAGAGGGGAATGAAGGCCGTGAAGACAATGATCGGGAAGACCATGACCGTGAAGTGCCCTTCCGAAGAGGAGGAGAAAGCTCTCGTCGTGGTGGTGGTTCAGATGACAAAGGACTCCGCCGTGGCTTTGATGAGGAACGAGGTCCGCGCCGAGGAGTTGACGATGACCGTCTGCCCAAACGGGGCTTTGATGATGACCGTGGTCCCAGGAGGGTCTTTGACGATGACCGAGGTCACCGAAGAGGTGATGATGACCGTGGACCAAGGCGTGGAATGGATGATGACCGAGGCCCCAGACGAGGTGATGATGACCGTGGCCCAAGAAGAGTCTTTGATGATGAGCGTGGGCCCCGTAGAAACATGGATGAACCCAGAGGGCCCCGACGTGGGGCAGATGATGACTGGGGCCCCAGAAGAGGAGGGGATGATGAGAGGGGAGGCCGCAGGGGTATGGATGACTCTGGACCACGTCGTGGAGATGACCCTAGACCCTGGAAACCTCTTGGGAGACCAG TAGGTGgatggagagagcgagagaaagctCGGGAAGAAAGCTGGGGACCTCCTCGTGATACTGACCATGATGATGGTGAGCGTGAAGGAGATGACCGTCATGAGGGAGACCGATTTAGAGATCGACGCCCtccaag gGAAGAAGGGGGTGGCTGGAGAAGAGGTGGTGGTGAGGAGCAGAGCAGTTGGCGTGACTCTCGCCGTGAAGAATTTGACCGTGATGATCGCCGCGGTGAACGCCGTGACGTGAGGGACCGCAGAGATGACCGAGACCGTGAACCCAGAGTCCCCCAGAGAGAGCTTGATGAAG GTGGTTCATGGCGTCGTGGTGGAGATGAGCGCAAGGACGAAAGAGAAGCTCCTCCCAGACCACGCGAACGGGACCGTGATGGCGGTGAGAAGAGCACCTGGCGCTCTGACAAAGATAAGGAAAATCTGCGCCGGATCAAGAACGAGACAGATGATGATGGCTGGACCACTGTCCGCCGCTAA
- the LOC113112887 gene encoding eukaryotic translation initiation factor 3 subunit A isoform X6 produces MPAYFQRPENALKRANEFLEVGKKQPALDVLYDVIKSKKHRTWQKIHEPIMLKYLELCVDLRKSHLAKEGLYQYKNICQQVNIKSLEDVVRAYLKLAEEKTETAKEESQQMVLDIEDLDNIQTPESVLLSAVSGEDTQDRTDRLLLTPWVKFLWESYRQCLDLLRNNSKVERLYHDIAQQAFKFCLQYTRKAEFRKLCDNLRMHLGQIQRHHNQSTAINLNNPESQSMHLETRLVQLDSAISMELWQEAFKAVEDIHGLFALSKKPPKPQLMANYYNKVSTVFWKSGNALFHACTLHRLYHLSREMRKNLTPDEMQRMSTRVLLATLSIPITPERTDIARLLDMDGIIVEKHRRLATLLGLQSPPTRQSLINDMVRFNLLQYVVPEVKELYNWLEVDFHPLKLCGRVTKVLNWVRDQVEKESDLQHYVPHLQNNTILRLLQQVAQIYQSIEFSRLASLVPFVDAFQLERSIVDAARHCDLQVRIDHTSRTLSFGSDLNYSTKEDSPVGPFLQNMPSEQIRNQLTAMSSSLAKAIQVIKPASLMQEHEEQSQQAITSYLKNARKEHLRILARRQTIEERKERLESLNIQREKEELEQREAELQKVRKAEEERLRQEAKEREKERIMQEHEQIKKKTVRERLEQIKKTELGAKAFKDIDIEDLEELDPDFIMAKQVEQLEKEKKELQERLKNQEKKIDYFERAKRLEEIPLIKKAYEEQRIQDMELWELQEEERISNMKMEREKALEHKQRMSRMMEDKENFLSKIKAARSFIYEEKLKQFQERMVEERKKRLEERKKQRKEDRRKAFYLQKEEEAQRIHEEQLKKEREERERLEQEQREEEEREYQERLRKLEEQERKQRARQQEIEERERRKEEERKAPEEKPTKDWGEREEGGGWRKRGEGESEWRRPVADRVWRQEGNEGREDNDREDHDREVPFRRGGESSRRGGGSDDKGLRRGFDEERGPRRGVDDDRLPKRGFDDDRGPRRVFDDDRGHRRGDDDRGPRRGMDDDRGPRRGDDDRGPRRVFDDERGPRRNMDEPRGPRRGADDDWGPRRGGDDERGGRRGMDDSGPRRGDDPRPWKPLGRPGVISDGGWREREKAREESWGPPRDTDHDDGEREGDDRHEGDRFRDRRPPREEGGGWRRGGGEEQSSWRDSRREEFDRDDRRGERRDVRDRRDDRDREPRVPQRELDEGGSWRRGGDERKDEREAPPRPRERDRDGGEKSTWRSDKDKENLRRIKNETDDDGWTTVRR; encoded by the exons ATGCCAGCTTATTTCCAGAGACCGGAGAACGCTCTTAAGCGTGCAAACG AGTTTCTTGAAGTTGGTAAAAAGCAGCCAGCTTTGGATGTGCTCTACGATGTCATCAAGAGCAAAAAACACCGAACATGGCAGAAGATACACGAGCCGATCATGCTCAAATACCTCGAGCTCTGTGTGGACCTGCGCAAGAGCCACTTGGCAAAGGAGGGACTGTATCagtacaagaacatctgtcaacag GTGAATATCAAATCTCTGGAGGATGTGGTCCGTGCTTACCTGAAACTTGCAGAAGAGAAGACTGAGACAGCGAAAGAGGAGTCTCAGCAGATGGTGCTGGACATTGAGGATCTGGACAACATTCAGACCCCAGAAAG TGTTCTGTTGAGTGCCGTCAGTGGTGAAGACACTCAAGACCGCACTGACAGACTTCTGCTTACACCTTGGGTCAAGTTCCTGTGGGAGTCGTACCGCCAGTGCCTGGACCTGCTAAGGAATAACTCCAAAGTGGAGCGCCTTTACCATGACATTGCTCAGCAAG CGTTTAAGTTTTGCCTGCAGTACACCCGTAAAGCAGAGTTCCGTAAGCTTTGTGACAACCTGCGAATGCACCTGGGACAGATCCAACGACATCACAACCAGAGCACTGCTATTAACCTGAACAATCCTGAGAGCCAGTCCATGCATCTCGAGACACGTCTGGTCCAGCTGGACAGCGCTATTAGCATGGAGCTGTGGCAG GAAGCATTCAAAGCAGTTGAAGACATCCATGGATTGTTTGCCCTCTCAAAGAAGCCCCCTAAACCCCAGCTTATGGCCAATTACTACAATAAGGTGTCCACTGTATTCTGGAAGTCTGGCAATGCCTTATTCCATGCCTGCACCCTACACCGACTTTATCACCTCTCCCGGGAAATGCGCAAGAACCTTACCCCAGATGAGATGCAGAG aatGTCCACTCGAGTGCTTTTGGCCACTTTGTCTATTCCCATCACCCCTGAGCGCACCGATATCGCTCGTCTGTTGGACATGGATGGCATCATTGTAGAGAAACACCGCAGACTGGCTACTTTGCTTGGCCTTCAGTCTCCACCCACTCGCCAGAGTCTCATAAATGACATG GTGAGATTCAACCTGCTTCAGTATGTTGTTCCTGAAGTTAAAGAGCTCTACAACTGGTTGGAGGTGGACTTCCACCCTCTAAAACTTTGTGGAAGAGTGACTAAG GTGCTGAACTGGGTGAGGGACCAGGTTGAGAAAGAATCCGACCTGCAGCATTACGTTCCTCACTTGCAGAACAACACCATCCTCAGACTGCTACAACAG GTGGCTCAGATCTACCAGAGCATTGAGTTCAGCAGGTTAGCATCTCTGGTACCATTCGTCGATGCTTTCCAGCTGGAGCGCTCAATTGTTGATGCAGCACGGCACTGTGACCTACAG GTACGCATTGATCATACATCTCGTACACTGAGTTTTGGCTCCGATCTGAACTATTCTACCAAAGAGGATTCTCCAGTAGGCCCATTCCTACAGAACATGCCCTCTGAACAGATACGCAATCAACTCACTGCCATGTCATCCTCCTTGGCTAAAGCCATCCAGGTCATCAAACCTGCCTCCCTAATG CAAGAACACGAGGAACAGAGTCAGCAGGCCATCACATCCTACCTGAAGAATGCCCGCAAAGAGCATCTGCGCATCCTTGCTCGCCGTCAAACGATTGAGGAACGAAAAGAGCGTCTGGAGAGCCTCAACATCCAGAGGGAGAAAGAGGAGCTGGAGCAACGCGAGGCAGAGCTGCAGAAAGTGCGCAAGGCAGAGGAAGAGCGTCTTAGACAGGAGGCCAAAGAGCGAGAAAAGGAGCGCATCATGCAAGAACACGAGCAAATCAAAAAGAAGACCGTGCGTGAGAGACTGGAGCAGATCAAGAAGACTGAGCTGGGAGCCAAGGCCTTTAAAGACATTGATATTGAG GATCTGGAAGAGCTGGACCCTGACTTCATCATGGCCAAACAGGTAGAACAActagaaaaagagaagaaagagcTTCAGGAGCGTCTGAAAAACCAGGAAAAGAAG ATCGACTACTTTGAGAGAGCCAAGCGCCTTGAGGAGATTCCTCTGATCAAGAAAGCCTATGAGGAGCAGCGCATCCAAGACATGGAGTTATGGGAGCTGCAGGAGGAAGAGAGG ATCAGCAATATGAAGATGGAGCGTGAGAAGGCGCTGGAGCACAAACAGAGAATGTCAAGGATGATGGAGGACAAGGAGAACTTCCTGTCTAAAATTAAAGCTGCTCGAAGCTTCATTTATGAg GAAAAACTCAAGCAGTTCCAAGAACGTATGGTTGAGGAGAGGAAGAAGCGTCTTGAGGAGCGAAAGAAGCAGCGCAAGGAGGACCGGCGAAAGGCCTTCTATCTCCAGAAAGAAGAGGAAGCTCAGAGAATCCATGAGGAACAGCTCAAAAAAG AGCGGGAAGAGCGGGAACGCTTGGAACAGGAGCAGAGAGAAGAGGAAGAACGCGAATACCAGGAGCGCCTGCGTAAGCTGGAGGAACAGGAGCGAAAGCAGCGTGCCCGGCAACAGGAAATTGAGGAGCGTGAACGCCGCAAGGAAGAGGAAAGGAAGGCACCAGAAGAAAAACCCACCAAG GACTGGGGTgaacgggaagaaggaggcggctGGAGGAAGCGTGGTGAGGGTGAATCAGAATGGCGACGTCCTGTTGCTGACCG TGTTTGGCGTCAAGAGGGGAATGAAGGCCGTGAAGACAATGATCGGGAAGACCATGACCGTGAAGTGCCCTTCCGAAGAGGAGGAGAAAGCTCTCGTCGTGGTGGTGGTTCAGATGACAAAGGACTCCGCCGTGGCTTTGATGAGGAACGAGGTCCGCGCCGAGGAGTTGACGATGACCGTCTGCCCAAACGGGGCTTTGATGATGACCGTGGTCCCAGGAGGGTCTTTGACGATGACCGAGGTCACCGAAGAGGTGATGATGACCGTGGACCAAGGCGTGGAATGGATGATGACCGAGGCCCCAGACGAGGTGATGATGACCGTGGCCCAAGAAGAGTCTTTGATGATGAGCGTGGGCCCCGTAGAAACATGGATGAACCCAGAGGGCCCCGACGTGGGGCAGATGATGACTGGGGCCCCAGAAGAGGAGGGGATGATGAGAGGGGAGGCCGCAGGGGTATGGATGACTCTGGACCACGTCGTGGAGATGACCCTAGACCCTGGAAACCTCTTGGGAGACCAGGTGTGATCTCCGATG GTGgatggagagagcgagagaaagctCGGGAAGAAAGCTGGGGACCTCCTCGTGATACTGACCATGATGATGGTGAGCGTGAAGGAGATGACCGTCATGAGGGAGACCGATTTAGAGATCGACGCCCtccaag gGAAGAAGGGGGTGGCTGGAGAAGAGGTGGTGGTGAGGAGCAGAGCAGTTGGCGTGACTCTCGCCGTGAAGAATTTGACCGTGATGATCGCCGCGGTGAACGCCGTGACGTGAGGGACCGCAGAGATGACCGAGACCGTGAACCCAGAGTCCCCCAGAGAGAGCTTGATGAAG GTGGTTCATGGCGTCGTGGTGGAGATGAGCGCAAGGACGAAAGAGAAGCTCCTCCCAGACCACGCGAACGGGACCGTGATGGCGGTGAGAAGAGCACCTGGCGCTCTGACAAAGATAAGGAAAATCTGCGCCGGATCAAGAACGAGACAGATGATGATGGCTGGACCACTGTCCGCCGCTAA